One Alistipes sp. ZOR0009 genomic window, CATCACAATAGTCATGGAGAAGATAAAGCTCCCTAGCGTAATGTAGCCAATTGCCTTCCACCATTCGGCGGAAAACATCTTATCTTGCTGAATGTGCGACATGCGTTTTAATTAAAAATGGTTTCGGGTACAAATCTAGCTAGGCCGTTTCTTAGCTACAAGTGGTTTTAATATGGCTTAATATGTTTAATGACATTAATTATTTGCTTGGAAATGCTAATTATTGATAAGTTGAAGGGGCTAAAATTTAGGTTTGCAGCATCTTTTTGTTAAAGATCAGCGGAGAAGCCACCGCATTTAGCGCGCTATACGCTTTAGAGGGCATTGTGGGGCCGCTGCGCTCTAGGCCGATCTGCTGAGTTCATCCCATTTTTTAAACGTAAACCGAGGGGACGGGGCTTCTTTTGCGTGGGTGTCGGATCGTTATGCTATCTTTGTACCTCAATTTTTGCCCAATGATAGAGAATCCAACTATAGCAGCAATTGCAACACCTGCAGGGTTAGGTGCCATTGCCGTACTTCGCCTAAGCGGTCCAGAGGCAATAAGCCTTGCCGATAAGGTTTTTCGTTCGCCATCGTCTAAGAAGCTGGTGGCTCAGAAGCCCAATACCATTCATTTTGGGAAGCTGGTAAATGGCGACGAGGTGATCGACGAGGTGCTGGTTTCCATCTTTAAGGCGCCACACTCGTTTACTGGCGAGGATACGGTGGAAATTTCGTGCCACGGATCTATCTACATACAGCAGCGAATTCTCGAAACCCTGATTAGGGCTGGTGCTACGCTGGCGCAGCCTGGCGAGTTTACCCAGCGCGCGTTCCTAAACGGCAAGTTCGACCTCTCGCAGGCCGAAGCTGTAGCCGATCTTATCGCATCAACCAGCAAGGCAAGCCACCGCTTGGCCATGAACCAGATGCGTGGCGGCTTCTCGAAGGAGATTGAACAGCTGCGCGAACAGCTGCTCAACTTTACCAGCCTCATTGAGCTGGAGCTCGACTTTAGCGAGGAGGACGTGGAGTTTGCCGATCGTACCAGCTTGCGGAAGCTTATTGTTACCATCATCAACCATGTGGGGGGCTTGGCTAAGACTTTTAGCCTGGGCAATGCCGTTAAATCGGGCATTCCGGTAGCCATTGTTGGTAATCCCAACGTGGGGAAATCGACGTTGCTAAATGCCATGCTAAACGAGGATAAGGCCATTGTGTCGGATATTGCTGGTACCACCCGCGATGTGATAGAGGATACCTTTACCATTGGCGGTATCGACTTCCGGTTTATTGATACGGCAGGAATACGCCACACGCACGATACCATAGAGAGCTTAGGTATTGAGCGCACCTACCAGAAGATTACCCAGGCAACTATTGTGCTGCTGCTAATCGACCCCAAGGAGGATATAGAACGGATAGACCACTCGGTGGCCGACGTACACCAGCGCGTAACCGACGAGCAGCACCTTTTGGTGGTGTTCAACAAGATTGATGGGATGGAGCCCCACGCCCTCTCGGCGCTACAGGCTCGGCTAAAGGAGCTGTATGCCGATGGCGTAGATATCGTTTCCATCTCGGCAAAGCACCATCAGAACCTCGACGAGCTAAACCGCCTGCTGGTGGACAAGGCTGGGTTGGAGCAGATGTCGGAGTCGAGCGTGATTGTTACCAACATGCGCCACTACGAGGCACTTGTAATGACCAACGAGGCTCTGCAGCGCGCCCTCGAAGGCGTTGATACGGGTATCTCTGGCGATTTCCTTTCGCAGGATATCCGCGAGGCGATATTCTACCTCGGCCAGATTACGGGTACCATCTCCACCGACGATATTCTAGGAAATATCTTCTCGAAGTTCTGCATCGGGAAGTAGCTAATTTCCACCCCGCCCTGCGGGCACCCCTCCCATGGAGGGGAACTTGCCGTAGCGCTCTTTTTCTGCCTATTGCTGAGATAGAATATTGTCTTTTGCCTGTTGCTTGCTAACATAGAGATCATACATTGCGTGGAAGCATCAGCTGCAGCGAAATTATTTGAGCATAGCCTAAATGCCGCCCCGAACCCGTAATAATCCGCACGCCCAAATTCCCCTCCTATGGAGGGGTGGCCGTAGGCTGGGAGAAAGGCCTAAATAGACACTCCTAACGCTTGGCTTTCATAAGATTTTATACTTTATTTGTTAATCTAAACGAATTATAGAAAATATGACCGTTGAACAATATATTGATAGCATAAACAAACGCTACTTACTTGGCAATGCAACCGAACACACGTTTAGAGGCGATCTTCAGCAGCTCATCGAAAGCTTAGCCCCCGCCATTCGGGCAACCAACGAGCCCAAAAGGCAAAGCTGTGGTGCGCCCGACTACATCATAACCAAAAAAGATATCCCTGTTGGCTTTATAGAGGCGAAAGACATTGGCGATAAAGACCTCGATGGGGCAAAGAAAACCGGAAATAAGGAGCAGTTCGACCGCTACAAGGCCTCGCTGAACAACCTTATCTTTACCGACTATCTCAACTTCCACCTTTACCGCGAAGGCCAATTCGTAACCAAAATTACCATTGGCGAGGTAACCGCTAAGGGCATAAAACCCCTAACCGAGAACTTTGCCCAGTTCGAGCATTTTATTCAGGATTTTTGCATCCACATTGGGCAAACCATAAAGAGCAGCCGTAAGCTGGCCGAAATGATGGCTGCTAAGGCTCGCCTGCTCTCCGATGTTATCGAAAAGGCGCTTTGCAGCGACGACGATACCAGCGAGAATAGCACGCTTAAAGACCAAATGAACGCCTTTAAGCAAATTCTTATACACGATATTACCCCAAAGGGCTTTGCCGATGTGTACGCGCAAACCATTGCCTACGGCATGTTTGCCGCCCGCTACCACGACCCGACCCTGCCCACCTTTAGCCGACAGGAGGCCTACGAGCTCATCCCCAAGTCGAACCCATTCCTTAAAAAGCTATTCGGATATATTGCCGGACTGG contains:
- the mnmE gene encoding tRNA uridine-5-carboxymethylaminomethyl(34) synthesis GTPase MnmE; protein product: MENPTIAAIATPAGLGAIAVLRLSGPEAISLADKVFRSPSSKKLVAQKPNTIHFGKLVNGDEVIDEVLVSIFKAPHSFTGEDTVEISCHGSIYIQQRILETLIRAGATLAQPGEFTQRAFLNGKFDLSQAEAVADLIASTSKASHRLAMNQMRGGFSKEIEQLREQLLNFTSLIELELDFSEEDVEFADRTSLRKLIVTIINHVGGLAKTFSLGNAVKSGIPVAIVGNPNVGKSTLLNAMLNEDKAIVSDIAGTTRDVIEDTFTIGGIDFRFIDTAGIRHTHDTIESLGIERTYQKITQATIVLLLIDPKEDIERIDHSVADVHQRVTDEQHLLVVFNKIDGMEPHALSALQARLKELYADGVDIVSISAKHHQNLDELNRLLVDKAGLEQMSESSVIVTNMRHYEALVMTNEALQRALEGVDTGISGDFLSQDIREAIFYLGQITGTISTDDILGNIFSKFCIGK